A DNA window from Kitasatospora atroaurantiaca contains the following coding sequences:
- a CDS encoding HNH endonuclease family protein, producing MRARRTALSVTALLLLSAPALTACSGGKTSNDAARPSAGVGTNPLQNPDGTKPGLAPLTSDEDRKAARALIATVRTADAGPKTGYDRDQFGPAWTDNVEGVPLAHNNCDTRDDLLARDGRSLEHKDGSSCVVTGMSIYDPYTGKTVQWSKQQASKIQIDHVMPLSYDWQMGAAKWDKAKRVQIANDPLNLIPADGPQNAAKGDSGPAAWLPANEAVRCSYAVRFAQVSLKYQLPVTPADKKAMLRQCGG from the coding sequence GTGCGTGCCCGTCGTACCGCCCTGTCCGTCACCGCTCTGCTCCTTCTCTCCGCCCCGGCGCTGACGGCCTGCAGCGGCGGCAAGACCTCCAACGACGCCGCCCGGCCCTCGGCCGGGGTCGGCACCAACCCGCTGCAGAACCCGGACGGCACCAAGCCCGGCCTGGCGCCGCTCACCTCGGACGAGGACCGCAAGGCCGCCCGGGCGCTGATAGCCACCGTCAGGACGGCCGACGCCGGGCCCAAGACCGGCTACGACCGGGACCAGTTCGGCCCGGCCTGGACGGACAACGTCGAGGGCGTCCCGCTCGCGCACAACAACTGCGACACCCGGGACGACCTGCTCGCCCGTGACGGCAGGTCGTTGGAGCACAAGGACGGCTCGTCCTGCGTGGTGACCGGGATGTCCATCTACGACCCGTACACCGGCAAGACCGTGCAGTGGAGCAAGCAGCAGGCCAGCAAGATCCAGATCGACCACGTGATGCCGCTCTCCTACGACTGGCAGATGGGCGCGGCGAAGTGGGACAAGGCCAAGCGGGTCCAGATCGCCAACGACCCGCTGAACCTCATCCCGGCGGACGGTCCGCAGAACGCCGCCAAGGGCGACTCCGGCCCGGCGGCGTGGCTGCCCGCCAACGAGGCGGTGCGCTGCTCCTACGCGGTGCGCTTCGCCCAGGTCTCGCTCAAGTACCAGCTGCCGGTGACCCCGGCGGACAAGAAGGCGATGCTGCGGCAGTGCGGTGGTTGA
- a CDS encoding DUF6081 family protein — translation MHRTIKRTILSCLAAVALAAGSTAVPASADAESAPTGSRTLWDDSFRNGFSHAGGDAKWALFPAGSLPEGDGVPTVSANGLTVVPTGRNPRTGQPAFAYSTGQEHDGGAGTADHVKWYAYANHTASSGVAGFDAVPGQVLTCGSRLAARTYGTEQHPFGAEVADPQSDLRLSSGAVSMVDFETMTVFDFFVTNSKLYAFYERLPKPGETYAAFSYALPVADRWPGKKHDLAISYDRQAGTAVWRADGREVLKIDRLGFRPADRSHLVLDLGGTEQPVAPRQLSCGIAMFVLLDAEGSNDRGLVRLTDQQGAYYDPDLGAPAEQRFVDDLSLPRNRLWGQGARLDVERVTVSSVPRG, via the coding sequence GTGCACAGAACGATCAAGCGCACCATCCTCAGCTGCCTGGCGGCGGTCGCGCTGGCCGCAGGCTCGACAGCCGTCCCGGCGTCCGCGGACGCCGAGAGCGCCCCGACGGGCTCTCGGACCCTCTGGGACGACTCCTTCCGCAACGGCTTCTCCCACGCCGGCGGCGACGCCAAGTGGGCGCTGTTCCCGGCCGGTTCACTGCCGGAGGGCGACGGCGTCCCCACCGTCTCGGCGAACGGTCTCACCGTCGTCCCCACCGGCCGCAACCCCAGGACCGGGCAGCCGGCCTTCGCCTACTCCACCGGGCAGGAGCACGACGGCGGCGCCGGCACGGCCGACCACGTCAAGTGGTACGCCTACGCCAACCACACGGCGAGCAGCGGAGTGGCGGGCTTCGACGCCGTCCCCGGGCAGGTGCTCACCTGCGGCTCGCGACTGGCCGCCCGGACGTACGGCACCGAGCAGCACCCCTTCGGCGCCGAGGTCGCCGACCCGCAGAGCGACCTGCGGCTGTCCTCCGGGGCGGTGTCGATGGTCGACTTCGAGACCATGACGGTCTTCGACTTCTTCGTCACCAACAGCAAGCTCTACGCCTTCTACGAGCGGCTGCCGAAGCCGGGCGAGACCTACGCGGCCTTCTCCTACGCCCTTCCGGTGGCGGACCGTTGGCCGGGCAAGAAGCACGACCTGGCGATCTCCTACGACCGGCAGGCCGGCACGGCGGTGTGGCGGGCGGACGGGCGCGAGGTGCTGAAGATCGACCGTCTGGGCTTCCGGCCCGCCGACCGCTCGCACCTCGTGCTGGACCTCGGCGGGACGGAGCAGCCGGTGGCCCCCCGGCAACTCTCCTGCGGGATCGCGATGTTCGTCCTGCTGGACGCGGAGGGGAGCAACGACCGCGGCCTGGTGCGGCTCACCGACCAGCAGGGCGCGTACTACGACCCGGACCTCGGGGCTCCCGCCGAGCAGCGGTTCGTCGACGACCTGAGCCTGCCCCGCAACCGCCTGTGGGGCCAGGGCGCCCGGCTCGACGTGGAGCGCGTGACCGTGTCCTCCGTACCCAGGGGCTGA
- the moaA gene encoding GTP 3',8-cyclase MoaA has protein sequence MAPRTEQLHGAPAPLVDRFGRVHTDLRVSLTDRCNLRCTYCMPAEGLNWLPKAEVLTDEEIVRLVRVAVQRLGIRSIRLTGGEPLLRRGLPGLVARLTELGPELSLTTNGIGLARMAEDLHTAGLQRVNVSLDTLRPERYAEITRRDRIDDVFAGLAAARAAGLAPVKINAVPVRGVNDDEILDLVEFAAAHGYRMRFIESMPLDAQGAWERDKMITADEILEILGGRWELVPVGRHGNAPAEEWRIEGTDTVIGVIASVTRPFCGGCDRVRLTADGQLRNCLFATTESDLRALLRGGADDAAIESAWRNTIARKGPGHDINSADFVQPDRPMSAIGG, from the coding sequence ATGGCACCTCGTACTGAGCAGCTGCACGGCGCACCTGCCCCGCTGGTCGACCGCTTCGGCCGGGTCCACACCGACCTGCGGGTATCCCTCACCGACCGCTGCAACCTGCGCTGCACGTACTGCATGCCGGCCGAGGGCCTCAACTGGCTCCCCAAGGCCGAGGTGCTCACCGACGAGGAGATCGTCCGGCTGGTGCGGGTCGCGGTCCAGCGGCTGGGGATCAGGTCGATCCGCCTCACGGGCGGCGAGCCGCTGCTGCGCCGGGGTCTGCCCGGCCTGGTCGCCCGGCTCACCGAGCTCGGCCCCGAGCTCTCGCTCACCACCAACGGCATCGGGCTGGCCCGGATGGCCGAGGACCTCCACACGGCCGGGCTGCAGCGCGTCAACGTCAGCCTGGACACCCTGCGGCCCGAGCGGTACGCCGAGATCACCCGCCGCGACCGGATCGACGACGTGTTCGCCGGGCTGGCCGCCGCCCGGGCCGCCGGACTCGCGCCGGTCAAGATCAACGCCGTCCCGGTGCGCGGGGTCAACGACGACGAGATCCTCGACCTGGTCGAGTTCGCCGCCGCGCACGGGTACCGGATGCGCTTCATCGAGTCCATGCCGCTGGACGCCCAGGGGGCCTGGGAGCGGGACAAGATGATCACCGCGGACGAGATCCTGGAGATCCTGGGGGGGCGCTGGGAGCTCGTGCCGGTCGGCCGCCACGGCAACGCCCCCGCCGAGGAGTGGCGGATCGAGGGCACCGACACCGTGATCGGCGTGATCGCCTCGGTGACCCGGCCGTTCTGCGGCGGCTGCGACCGCGTCCGGCTCACCGCCGACGGCCAGCTGCGCAACTGCCTCTTCGCCACCACGGAGTCGGACCTGCGCGCCCTGCTGCGCGGCGGCGCCGACGACGCGGCGATCGAGTCGGCCTGGCGCAACACCATCGCCCGCAAGGGCCCGGGCCACGACATCAACTCCGCCGACTTCGTCCAGCCCGACCGCCCGATGTCCGCGATCGGCGGCTGA
- a CDS encoding nucleotidyltransferase family protein — MEDRQTVPALVLAAGGGRRLGGRPKALIPYRGRPLIEHALAVVRAGGCTSTLAVLGASGEQVRATAELGDCRLVDNPAWETGMGSSLRAGLAALPADADGVLVMLVDTPGVTPAAVARLLAAHRAGAGLAAAAYGGRRGHPVLIGAPYLAEAAVGATGDAGARALLAAHAAEIVLVECGDVAVPDDLDTPEDLARWSAGAPLNSP; from the coding sequence ATGGAAGATCGGCAGACGGTTCCCGCACTGGTGCTCGCGGCCGGTGGCGGGCGGCGGCTCGGCGGCCGGCCCAAGGCACTGATCCCCTACCGCGGGCGGCCGCTGATCGAGCACGCCCTGGCGGTGGTACGGGCCGGCGGATGCACCTCCACGCTGGCGGTGCTCGGCGCGTCAGGTGAGCAGGTACGGGCCACCGCCGAACTCGGAGACTGCCGACTTGTCGACAACCCCGCGTGGGAGACCGGAATGGGCTCCTCCCTGCGCGCGGGTCTCGCGGCCCTGCCGGCCGATGCGGACGGCGTGCTGGTGATGCTGGTGGACACCCCCGGTGTCACGCCTGCCGCCGTCGCCCGGCTGCTGGCCGCGCACCGGGCGGGCGCCGGGCTCGCGGCGGCCGCGTACGGGGGCAGGCGCGGCCACCCCGTCCTGATCGGCGCTCCCTACCTCGCCGAGGCCGCCGTCGGTGCCACCGGCGACGCCGGTGCCCGCGCCCTGCTCGCCGCCCACGCGGCGGAGATCGTGCTGGTCGAGTGCGGTGACGTCGCCGTCCCCGACGACCTCGACACGCCCGAGGACCTCGCCCGCTGGAGCGCCGGCGCGCCCCTGAACTCCCCCTGA
- a CDS encoding (2Fe-2S)-binding protein, whose protein sequence is MTVSSIEPRPAAPEAEVTPEPEATPLLGSYARIGSVFPELRISPGAPRSGDGWTATTEFVQNLDALRELIAFDARQGLAEYGEPLRPDVAAGFCLHRYTWPVALLFTVPWLLERRVPRIPVEQVSIRRSTGELTVRALEFSCLPDDPAAALPGARVLPDEAALGAELLVALTEHLTPVLAAFRREVRRGPHTLWGMATDDVIEGLWYLGSLLGEEQRAAADLAKLLPGTEQPPFVGGAGFRLLEQPGAAPMRTRTRVSCCLFYTVRPAEACFSCPRTCTEQK, encoded by the coding sequence ATGACCGTGAGCAGCATCGAGCCGCGCCCGGCCGCGCCGGAGGCCGAGGTCACGCCCGAGCCCGAGGCCACGCCACTGCTGGGAAGTTATGCGCGCATCGGCAGCGTCTTCCCCGAGCTGCGCATCAGCCCCGGAGCGCCGCGCTCGGGCGACGGCTGGACCGCCACCACCGAGTTCGTCCAGAACCTGGATGCGTTACGGGAGTTGATCGCCTTCGACGCCCGGCAGGGGCTGGCCGAGTACGGCGAGCCCCTGCGCCCGGACGTCGCGGCCGGCTTCTGCCTGCACCGCTACACCTGGCCGGTCGCCCTGCTGTTCACCGTCCCCTGGCTCCTGGAGCGCCGGGTGCCGAGGATCCCGGTGGAGCAGGTCTCGATCCGCCGCAGCACGGGTGAACTCACGGTCCGGGCCCTCGAGTTCTCCTGCCTTCCGGACGATCCCGCGGCCGCGCTGCCAGGCGCGCGCGTGCTGCCGGACGAGGCGGCGCTGGGGGCCGAGCTGCTGGTGGCGCTGACGGAGCATCTGACGCCCGTGCTGGCCGCGTTCCGCCGCGAGGTGCGGCGCGGGCCGCACACGCTCTGGGGGATGGCGACCGACGACGTCATCGAGGGCCTCTGGTACCTCGGGAGCCTGCTGGGCGAGGAGCAGCGGGCCGCGGCCGACCTGGCCAAGCTGCTGCCGGGAACGGAACAGCCTCCGTTCGTCGGCGGGGCGGGGTTCCGGCTGCTGGAGCAGCCGGGGGCCGCACCGATGCGTACACGCACTCGGGTGAGCTGCTGTCTGTTCTACACGGTGCGCCCCGCGGAGGCCTGTTTCAGCTGCCCTCGGACGTGCACAGAACAGAAGTAA
- a CDS encoding DUF2637 domain-containing protein, with amino-acid sequence MKLSDIPLGWAITGVVALVVIAVLVAFVRTKAAGSAAGSDSWERNEERRRRKESLYGAASYTLLFCCAAVAAALSFHGLVGFGVQNLNLSGGWEFLVPFGLDGAAMFCSVLAVREASHGDAALGSRLLVWLFAGASAWFNWVHAPRGFGHAGAPQFFAGMSLSAAVLFDRALKQTRRAALREQGLVPRPLPQIRIVRWLRAPLETYAAWSLMLLEGVRSLDEAVEEVRDDKREAALSRERQRMASRRERAEIRAIGRYHGAVWRPRGATRQLTPQLEAGGSEPAITDGAPAEITVAQPGLPARPARRSVDLTPEEDTMTLPRLDSLEQKLKDLEQQFG; translated from the coding sequence ATGAAACTGTCCGACATACCACTGGGCTGGGCCATCACGGGCGTGGTCGCACTGGTGGTGATAGCCGTGCTGGTGGCGTTCGTCCGTACCAAGGCGGCCGGCTCGGCCGCCGGCTCGGATTCCTGGGAGCGCAACGAGGAGCGCCGTCGGCGCAAGGAGTCCCTCTACGGGGCGGCCTCGTACACGCTGCTGTTCTGCTGCGCCGCCGTCGCAGCCGCACTCTCCTTCCACGGCCTGGTCGGCTTCGGGGTGCAGAACCTCAACCTCTCCGGGGGCTGGGAGTTCCTGGTGCCGTTCGGCCTGGACGGGGCCGCGATGTTCTGCTCCGTCCTCGCCGTCCGGGAAGCCAGCCACGGCGACGCGGCACTGGGCTCGCGGCTGCTGGTCTGGCTGTTCGCCGGTGCCTCCGCCTGGTTCAACTGGGTGCACGCACCGCGCGGTTTCGGCCACGCCGGGGCCCCGCAGTTCTTCGCGGGGATGTCGCTCTCGGCCGCCGTGCTCTTCGACCGGGCGCTGAAGCAGACCCGCCGGGCCGCGCTGCGCGAGCAGGGCCTGGTACCGCGGCCGTTGCCGCAGATCCGGATCGTCCGCTGGCTGCGGGCACCTCTGGAGACGTACGCCGCTTGGTCGTTGATGCTCCTCGAGGGCGTCCGCAGTCTGGACGAGGCCGTCGAGGAGGTGCGGGACGACAAGCGCGAGGCCGCGCTCAGCCGCGAGCGGCAGCGGATGGCCAGCCGGCGGGAGCGGGCGGAGATCCGGGCGATCGGCCGGTACCACGGCGCGGTCTGGCGGCCGCGTGGCGCGACCCGTCAGCTGACCCCGCAACTCGAGGCCGGCGGTTCGGAGCCCGCCATAACCGATGGGGCCCCCGCCGAGATCACGGTCGCCCAGCCCGGTCTGCCGGCCCGCCCGGCCCGGCGCAGCGTCGACCTCACCCCGGAGGAGGACACCATGACCCTGCCGAGGCTCGACTCCCTGGAGCAGAAGCTCAAGGACCTGGAGCAGCAGTTCGGTTGA
- a CDS encoding ATP-binding SpoIIE family protein phosphatase codes for MATEPEPQGPARRTPPAQSARSAAAVNALRTAPSLAGGGIVPGVPSRGLPTRTGDSTPDWLEPAMAANGIGSFDWDIRRDVLEGDHRACAILGLESGRFDRSSAAFLAMLHPEDAPVVRRRVERAVAELGQCGAYYRTVFPGGELHAVRFRGRVLADAFGRASRMVGFVWDATVELHKRERAGELAALREERSRFIKEAARALSEAVTVRDVARVFTELPLPGLPPDGLVLASLEAGRLHVLGASGYPPEDMHPYHRTPLLPTHPAAEAIRNRAPVFIATRDEYRERYPEAWPQLAEGGMRSAWAFLPLVASGRPIGVCLVSFDDDRRLDADERTLLSTLGGLVAQSLARARLHDAEHELAAGLQRVMLPRTVPSVPGVTTSVRYLAAGSGLQIGGDWYDVVPLPGGHVGLVIGDVQGHDVHAAGIMGQLRIALRAYAAEGHPPAAVMARASRFLADLDTDHFATCTYAEVNVDYGVVYAVRAGHLDPVVRRADGSATVVPVTGGLPLGVAPDEEYRVTRFSLDPGETVVLCTDGLVEARDMDLDTGFARLCEAVSGELPGRGESPRDPIEVLADRIASQAADSTEREDDIALLLLRWDGPAGGLAAQQLRRRIGQADLARISELRGELRDALRRWGVAELVDTAELLASELVTNAIRHTDRDAMFTARLYREPGDGRVAEAGRARLRVEVEDESDLWPTRRTPGEQASSGRGLMLVEALADGWGVEPRGSGKRMWFELSAEPQGEPAES; via the coding sequence ATGGCGACAGAGCCCGAGCCGCAAGGGCCCGCGCGCCGCACCCCACCGGCCCAGTCCGCCAGGAGCGCCGCAGCAGTCAACGCGCTGCGTACCGCACCGAGCCTGGCGGGCGGCGGTATCGTGCCCGGCGTCCCCTCCAGAGGTCTGCCCACCCGTACCGGCGACTCCACCCCCGACTGGCTCGAGCCGGCGATGGCCGCCAACGGCATCGGCTCCTTCGACTGGGACATCCGCCGCGACGTCCTGGAGGGCGACCACCGGGCCTGTGCCATCCTCGGCCTGGAGTCCGGCCGCTTCGACCGCAGCTCGGCCGCCTTCCTGGCCATGCTCCACCCCGAGGACGCCCCCGTGGTGCGCCGCCGGGTCGAGCGGGCCGTCGCCGAGCTCGGCCAGTGCGGCGCCTACTACCGCACCGTCTTCCCCGGCGGGGAGCTGCACGCCGTGCGCTTCCGCGGCCGGGTGCTGGCCGACGCCTTCGGCCGGGCCTCCCGGATGGTCGGCTTCGTCTGGGACGCCACCGTCGAGCTGCACAAGCGCGAGCGGGCCGGTGAGCTGGCCGCTCTGCGGGAGGAGCGCTCGCGCTTCATCAAGGAGGCCGCCCGAGCCCTCTCCGAGGCCGTCACCGTCCGCGACGTGGCCCGGGTCTTCACCGAGCTGCCGCTGCCCGGTCTGCCGCCGGACGGCCTGGTGCTCGCCTCGCTGGAGGCCGGCCGGCTGCACGTGCTCGGCGCCAGCGGCTACCCGCCCGAGGACATGCACCCGTACCACCGGACCCCGCTGCTGCCCACCCATCCGGCGGCCGAGGCGATCCGCAACCGCGCGCCGGTCTTCATCGCCACCCGGGACGAGTACCGCGAGCGCTACCCCGAGGCCTGGCCCCAGCTGGCCGAGGGCGGTATGCGCAGCGCCTGGGCCTTCCTGCCGCTGGTCGCCAGCGGCCGGCCCATCGGGGTCTGCCTGGTCAGCTTCGACGACGACCGCCGGCTGGACGCGGACGAGCGCACCCTGCTCTCCACCCTCGGCGGCCTGGTCGCCCAGTCCCTCGCCCGGGCCCGGCTGCACGACGCCGAGCACGAGCTCGCGGCGGGCCTGCAGCGCGTCATGCTGCCGCGCACGGTGCCGTCCGTCCCCGGGGTCACCACCTCGGTGCGCTATCTCGCGGCCGGCTCCGGGCTCCAGATCGGCGGCGACTGGTACGACGTCGTCCCGCTGCCCGGCGGACACGTCGGCCTGGTGATCGGCGACGTCCAGGGCCACGACGTGCACGCCGCCGGCATCATGGGCCAGCTGCGGATCGCCCTGCGCGCGTACGCCGCCGAGGGGCACCCGCCGGCCGCGGTGATGGCCCGTGCCTCCCGCTTCCTTGCGGACCTGGACACCGACCACTTCGCGACCTGCACCTACGCCGAGGTGAACGTCGACTACGGCGTGGTCTACGCCGTCCGGGCCGGCCACCTCGATCCGGTCGTGCGCCGGGCCGACGGCAGCGCGACCGTGGTGCCGGTGACCGGCGGGCTGCCGCTGGGGGTCGCGCCGGACGAGGAGTACCGGGTGACCCGGTTCAGCCTCGACCCGGGCGAGACCGTGGTGCTCTGCACCGACGGTCTGGTGGAGGCCCGCGACATGGACCTCGACACCGGCTTCGCCCGGCTCTGCGAGGCCGTCTCCGGCGAGCTGCCGGGCCGCGGCGAGTCGCCCCGCGACCCGATCGAGGTGCTGGCCGACCGGATCGCCTCGCAGGCCGCGGACTCCACCGAGCGTGAGGACGACATAGCGCTGCTGCTGCTCCGCTGGGACGGCCCGGCCGGCGGCCTGGCCGCCCAGCAGCTGCGCCGCCGGATCGGGCAGGCCGACCTGGCCCGGATCTCCGAGCTGCGCGGCGAGCTGCGGGACGCGCTGCGCCGCTGGGGTGTCGCCGAGCTGGTCGACACCGCCGAGCTGCTGGCCTCCGAGCTGGTGACCAATGCGATCCGGCACACCGACCGGGACGCCATGTTCACCGCCCGGCTCTACCGCGAGCCCGGCGACGGCCGGGTCGCCGAGGCGGGCCGGGCCAGGCTGCGGGTCGAGGTGGAGGACGAGTCCGACCTGTGGCCGACCCGCCGTACGCCGGGGGAGCAGGCCTCCTCCGGGCGCGGACTGATGCTGGTCGAGGCGCTCGCGGACGGCTGGGGCGTGGAGCCCCGGGGCTCGGGCAAGCGGATGTGGTTCGAGCTCTCCGCCGAGCCGCAGGGCGAACCGGCGGAGAGCTGA
- a CDS encoding ATP-binding protein, with translation MHEPGCALHRRLHAALDPADLVAVSTVRHRLRAALSLWGVPELADTAELLASELVTNALVHTGRGAVFDAVLTPEQRLRIEVQDGAARLPGRRTPAEYATSGRGLLLVEALADDWGVQLRGDGKVTWFELEAA, from the coding sequence GTGCACGAGCCCGGCTGCGCACTGCACCGAAGGCTGCACGCGGCACTCGACCCGGCAGATCTGGTCGCGGTCAGCACGGTCCGGCACCGGCTGCGGGCGGCGCTGAGCCTCTGGGGGGTGCCCGAACTCGCCGACACCGCCGAGCTTCTGGCCTCCGAGCTGGTCACCAACGCGCTGGTGCACACCGGGCGCGGCGCGGTCTTCGACGCCGTCCTGACCCCGGAGCAGCGGCTGCGGATCGAGGTGCAGGACGGCGCCGCCCGGCTGCCGGGCCGCCGTACCCCCGCCGAGTACGCCACCTCGGGCCGCGGCCTGCTGCTGGTCGAGGCGCTCGCCGACGACTGGGGCGTGCAGCTGCGCGGCGACGGCAAGGTCACCTGGTTCGAACTCGAGGCCGCCTGA
- a CDS encoding carbonic anhydrase, which translates to MTDRRSVLRAGTLAMAALAANLGVSTAVAASSGGGGTGLVTTPQEALARLRAGNENWVANRSSHPDASPARRRDLATHQEPFAVVFSCIDSRVPPELVFDQGLGDLMVVRTAAHTHDGLVTGSLEYGPAELGTKLLVVLGHQRCGAVTAAVKSFRDGERLPGHLADIVRDLRAPYEEARRQGTPPEQLVEATIRAQTRQTVARLRSDRLLRPLVATGKLEVVGAYYSLDSGAVTFSN; encoded by the coding sequence ATGACGGACCGGCGGAGTGTGCTTCGGGCAGGCACCTTGGCGATGGCGGCGCTTGCCGCGAACCTCGGGGTCTCCACGGCGGTCGCCGCCTCCTCGGGGGGCGGTGGCACCGGCCTGGTGACCACCCCCCAGGAGGCCCTGGCCCGGCTGAGGGCCGGCAACGAGAACTGGGTCGCCAACCGGTCCTCCCACCCCGACGCCTCGCCGGCCCGCCGCCGCGACCTGGCGACCCATCAGGAGCCCTTCGCGGTGGTCTTCTCCTGCATCGACTCGCGGGTCCCCCCGGAGCTGGTCTTCGACCAGGGCCTGGGCGACCTGATGGTCGTCCGTACCGCCGCGCACACCCATGACGGCCTGGTGACCGGCAGCCTCGAGTACGGCCCGGCCGAGCTCGGTACCAAGCTGCTCGTCGTCCTCGGCCACCAGCGCTGCGGCGCGGTGACGGCCGCCGTGAAGTCCTTCCGCGACGGCGAGCGGCTGCCCGGGCATCTCGCAGACATCGTCCGGGACCTCCGGGCGCCCTACGAGGAGGCCCGCCGCCAGGGCACCCCGCCCGAGCAGCTGGTCGAGGCGACCATCCGGGCCCAGACCCGCCAGACCGTGGCCCGGCTGCGCTCGGACCGGCTGCTGCGCCCGCTGGTCGCCACCGGGAAGCTGGAGGTGGTCGGCGCCTACTACTCGCTGGACAGCGGCGCCGTCACCTTCTCGAACTGA
- a CDS encoding MarR family winged helix-turn-helix transcriptional regulator — MTTDPDELLAGPKGVRLRLGPAVKQAEQAVTAAKADALRELDLTVPQYAVLLQLMERPGMSGAQLARGAAVTPQTMAGVLATLGAKGLIEREQSEVHSKVLVTRLGESGRALVAEADARVVGIESALWTAFEEAERELFRSFLQRAVAALQK, encoded by the coding sequence ATGACTACCGACCCGGACGAACTGCTCGCCGGTCCGAAGGGTGTCCGGCTGCGCCTCGGGCCCGCCGTCAAGCAGGCCGAGCAGGCCGTGACGGCGGCCAAGGCCGACGCGCTGCGCGAGCTGGATCTGACGGTGCCGCAGTACGCGGTGCTGCTTCAGCTGATGGAGCGGCCGGGCATGTCCGGCGCCCAGCTGGCGCGCGGCGCGGCCGTCACTCCGCAGACCATGGCGGGCGTGCTGGCCACCTTGGGGGCCAAGGGTCTGATCGAGCGTGAGCAGTCCGAGGTGCACAGCAAGGTGCTGGTCACCCGGCTCGGCGAGTCCGGGCGGGCTCTCGTAGCAGAGGCGGACGCGCGCGTGGTCGGGATCGAATCGGCGCTTTGGACAGCCTTCGAGGAGGCGGAGCGCGAGCTGTTCCGTTCCTTCCTCCAACGTGCGGTTGCCGCGCTGCAAAAGTGA